The sequence CTCTGCTATTGACCTATTGTTATGGAATCTGTTGATAAATTTGATTTTTTAGAGTAGTTCTTGAATTGTATTGTTGCTGGATGCTGGTGGGTAATTTGGTCTCTGTTGAATTGAATTATATTGTTGCTGGTTGCTGGTTGGTAATTTTAGTCTCTGTTGAATTGTTCTTGAATTGTATTTTCCCTGTTTGTTGCTGGTTGCTGCTGTTGCTGGTTGTTGTGTTGGTAATTTGGTATATAGTTTTTTAGTTGCTGGTTGTTTAGAGTTGCTGTTAGTTGAATCAGGAAACTTTGGTGTTGTTGTTTACTGCTGGTTTGTTTAGACTTTAAACTTTAGAGTTGCTGTTAGTTGAATCAGGGAACTTTGGTgaaatggtggtggttgttgtgttGCTTAAAAACTGATTTAAGCAAATCCTTTgttgttgaaaatatttttggtttcttTGCTAGAATTTTAAAAATGGCTTCATCTCAAACACCATCAGAAATGCCACCATCTCAAGAACAAGCATCATCAGCAACTCCTATCCCTGATCTTACCACTAAAAGAGTTTATAACAATAGAGGAAAGACTGATCCAGCTTGGGGTCATTGTAAACAAATTGTGGAAAAAACAGGGAAAATTACTATGATGTGCATATATTGTGACAAACCTGTTAGGGGAGGTGGGATTAATCGATTTAAGTATCACTTGGCTGGAAAAGGAGGAGATGTTGAGAAGTGCAAAAAGGTTCCACCTGCTGTTGCTCATCAATTTGGGCAAAGTATTGAAGAATTTATGAATAAgaaaaggaaaactcaagaaaattATGCAGAAAGTTATGGAGAATGTGATGATGTTGAAAGAGAATTTGATAGAATGGAAGAGGTTGAAGCACGACAGCAACAACTCCAACATTCAAGGACAAGGTTGCCACCACCCGCAGCTAGGAAAGGGAAAAAGACTACTGGAATAGAGACTTTTTTCCCATCTTCAACAACACCTGGAGCCCAACCAACGATAAAAAGTGTATTGCAAAGTAAAGAAATTGTAGAAAAATGTGACATTGCCATTGCAAAGTGGATGGTTGATGCTTTTGTGCCATTTAATGCAGTTAATTCAGCATATTACCAACCAATGATTGATGCTATTGCAAACATGGGTGCAGGATATAAAGGTCCAAACTTTGGTAGAGTTCGTGGGTATTTGTTGAGTAAGTTGGTGGAGGATGTGAAAAAGATGATTGAACAGTATCGTGAAATTTGGAAGCGAACTGGATGTACTATCATGGCTGATGGATGGACTGATCGTTGTAGGCGCACTTTAATTAACTTCTTGGTTTATTGTCCTAAAGGAACTATCTTCCTAAAGTCTGTTGATGCTTCTCATGCCTCCAAGACTGCTGAATTATTGTTTAAGCTTTTTAAGGATGTTGTCAACTTTGTCGGTCCTGAAAATGTTATTCATATAGTGACGGATAATGCTGCAAATTATGTTGCTGCTGAAAGGTTGTTGGAAGCTGAATTCCCTAAGTTGTATTGGTCTCCTTGTGCTGCGCATTGTATTAATTTGATGTTGCAAGATATTGGAAAGTTGAATGAAGTCAGTGAGACAGTTTCACATGCTTCAAAGATtactaaatacatatataatcatTGTCATCCATTGTATCTTATGAGGAAGTTTACCGGTGGACGAGAAATACTTCGTCCAGCTCCAACTCGCTTTGCTACCAATTTCATAGCTTTGCAGAGTATTCTGGCTCAAAAAGATGCATTAAGAGCTATGGTAACTTCTAAAGAATGGACAATCTCAGCCTACTCCAAAGAAGCTAAAGCTAAAACATTTGTGGATCAAGTTTTAGACTCTAAGTTTTAGAATCAATGTACAGATGTTGTCAAGCTTACTGAGCCACTTGTTCGTGTGCTTCGTATTGTGGATAGTGAAGATAAAGTTGCAATGGGTTTTTTGTATCAAGCTTTTAATATGGCTAGAGAAGAGATAGTGAAGAGGTTTCGACGAAGAAAGAAGATTGTGGAGCCTTACTTGAAGATTTTGGATACTCGTTGGGATtcacaacttaaaaaaaatctTCATGCTGCTAGCTATTGGTTAAACCCTGCTTTTCGATTCAATGCTGCTGAATTTGAAAAACATAAGCAAACCACTTATGGCCTACTAGATGTAATTGAGAAATATTCATATGATGATTCAGAATTGAATACTAAGTTGACAAGTGAGAAGAGAATATATTCTAATGCTGAAGATGATTTTGGAAGACAATCTGCACTGCGTGAACGAAGCACAGTGATGCcaggtaaatattttatttagttttatctttctttattcgttaatttatttagaaaagcTAATTGTAATGCATTGCCTCTTTTG is a genomic window of Arachis ipaensis cultivar K30076 chromosome B06, Araip1.1, whole genome shotgun sequence containing:
- the LOC107647673 gene encoding uncharacterized protein LOC107647673, whose translation is MASSQTPSEMPPSQEQASSATPIPDLTTKRVYNNRGKTDPAWGHCKQIVEKTGKITMMCIYCDKPVRGGGINRFKYHLAGKGGDVEKCKKVPPAVAHQFGQSIEEFMNKKRKTQENYAESYGECDDVEREFDRMEEVEARQQQLQHSRTRLPPPAARKGKKTTGIETFFPSSTTPGAQPTIKSVLQSKEIVEKCDIAIAKWMVDAFVPFNAVNSAYYQPMIDAIANMGAGYKGPNFGRVRGYLLSKLVEDVKKMIEQYREIWKRTGCTIMADGWTDRCRRTLINFLVYCPKGTIFLKSVDASHASKTAELLFKLFKDVVNFVGPENVIHIVTDNAANYVAAERLLEAEFPKLYWSPCAAHCINLMLQDIGKLNEVSETVSHASKITKYIYNHCHPLYLMRKFTGGREILRPAPTRFATNFIALQSILAQKDALRAMVTSKEWTISAYSKEAKAKTFVDQVLDSKF
- the LOC107647674 gene encoding uncharacterized protein LOC107647674 — protein: MAREEIVKRFRRRKKIVEPYLKILDTRWDSQLKKNLHAASYWLNPAFRFNAAEFEKHKQTTYGLLDVIEKYSYDDSELNTKLTSEKRIYSNAEDDFGRQSALRERSTVMPDQWWESYGTGAPNLQKLAIRVLSQTCSSSGCERNWSIFEHIHTKKRNRLEHQKLNDLVFVHYNWRLQQRYLL